From the Salmo trutta chromosome 2, fSalTru1.1, whole genome shotgun sequence genome, one window contains:
- the LOC115162941 gene encoding probable vesicular acetylcholine transporter-A, translating to MDTEGITEDHGADHGDGDLAQSAAMKLSEIGERTKQLGTKFKDPERQRRIILVIVCVALLLDNMLYMVIVPIIPDYLAELQSEADHASFNARVINAGNSSNHTIFKATKGNFDLQIGVLFASKAILQLLVNPLTGTFIDRVGYDLPLFIGLIIMFFSTCLFAFADNYVALFAARSLQGLGSAFADTSGIAMIADKYTEEAERSRALGIALAFISFGSLVAPPFGGILYEFCGKRVPFIVLACICFTDGMLCLTVLKPFSRGERENMPVGTPIYKLMIDPYIAVVAGALTTCNIPLAFLEPTIANWMEETMHSSQWEIGLAWLPAFFPHVLGVYITVKLAAKYPHLQWFYGALGMVIIGASSCTVPACKTFGQLMGPLCGICFGIALVDTALLPTLAFLVDLRHVSVYGSVYAIADISYCVAYALGPVVAGQIVHDLGFIQLNLGMGLANVLYAPALFLLKNVCQMKPSNSERGMLLEEGPTGLYDTIKTQERERKRKGLSNVVDENGIDKYSEEESFENA from the coding sequence ATGGATACAGAGGGAATCACAGAGGACCACGGAGCCGACCACGGAGACGGGGATCTAGCGCAATCTGCTGCTATGAAACTGTCTGAGATAGGCGAAAGAACTAAACAACTAGGTACTAAATTCAAAGACCCTGAGCGACAGAGACGGATTATTCTAGTGATTGTCTGTGTAGCACTTCTATTAGATAACATGCTTTACATGGTAATTGTGCCGATCATACCAGACTATTTGGCAGAATTACAAAGTGAGGCAGATCACGCTTCGTTTAATGCACGAGTAATAAACGCCGGGAATTCCTCGAATCATACTATCTTTAAAGCCACCAAAGGCAACTTCGACCTGCAGATTGGTGTACTTTTTGCGTCCAAAGCCATATTGCAGCTTTTGGTCAACCCGTTGACCGGGACGTTCATTGACCGGGTCGGCTATGACCTTCCTCTGTTCATCGGACTCATCATAATGTTTTTTTCCACTTGTCTATTCGCCTTCGCCGATAATTACGTGGCTCTGTTCGCGGCGAGGAGCTTGCAGGGCTTGGGCTCAGCGTTCGCAGATACATCAGGCATCGCCATGATAGCGGATAAGTACACGGAGGAGGCGGAGAGGAGCAGAGCCCTGGGTATCGCCCTGGCATTCATCTCTTTCGGCAGCTTAGTGGCGCCTCCCTTCGGGGGCATCCTGTACGAGTTCTGTGGGAAACGGGTGCCCTTCATTGTGCTGGCCTGCATCTGTTTCACGGACGGCATGCTGTGCCTGACTGTGTTAAAGCCATtctccagaggggagagagagaacatgccCGTAGGCACCCCCATCTACAAACTGATGATCGACCCCTACATAGCTGTGGTGGCGGGTGCCCTGACCACCTGTAACATCCCGCTGGCCTTCCTGGAGCCCACCATCGCCAACTGGATGGAAGAAACCATGCACTCTTCCCAATGGGAGATTGGCCTCGCCTGGCTTCCCGCGTTCTTCCCGCATGTCCTGGGTGTGTACATCACCGTCAAACTCGCGGCTAAGTACCCACACCTGCAGTGGTTCTACGGGGCTTTGGGCATGGTGATAATCGGCGCCAGTTCGTGCACCGTGCCAGCCTGTAAAACCTTCGGCCAGCTGATGGGCCCACTGTGTGGCATCTGCTTTGGCATCGCCCTGGTGGACACGGCGCTACTGCCTACACTCGCTTTCCTGGTGGACTTGCGGCATGTGTCGGTGTACGGCAGTGTGTATGCCATCGCGGACATCTCCTACTGCGTGGCCTACGCCCTGGGCCCTGTGGTGGCCGGACAGATAGTCCACGACCTGGGCTTCATTCAGCTCAACCTGGGCATGGGCCTCGCCAACGTGCTTTACGCACCAGCGCTGTTCTTACTAAAGAACGTGTGCCAAATGAAACCTTCAAACTCGGAGAGAGGCATGCTACTGGAGGAAGGCCCCACGGGTCTCTACGACACAATAAAAACTCAGGAACgcgagaggaagaggaaggggttAAGTAATGTTGTTGATGAGAATGGCATCGACAAGTATTCTGAAGAGGAGTCATTTGAGAATGCGTAA